The genomic segment GGTTAGGTTGTGAGGGAGGTAATGAGGGGCGGGTTAGGTAGTGAGGGAGGGTAGTGAGGGAGGATTAGGTAGTGAGGGAGGTTGTGAGGGAGGGTTAGGTAGTGAGGGAGGGTTAGGTTGTGAGGGAGGGTTAGGTAGTGAGGAAGGTTTTGAGAGAGGGTTAGGTAGTGAGGGAGTTAGTGAGGGAGGGTTAGGTAGTGAGGGAGGTAGTGAGGGAGGTAGTGAGGGGCGGGTTAGGTAGTGAGGGAGGGTAGTGAGGGAGGGTTAGGTAGTGAGGGAGGTTAGGTTATGAGGGAGGGTTAGGTAGTGAGGAAGGTTTTGAGAGAGGGTTATGTTGTGAGGGAGGGTTAGGTTGTGACGGAGGTTTTGAGGGAGATTGTAAGGGAGGTAGTGAGAGAGGATTAGGTAGTGAGGGAGGTTGTGAGGGAGGGTTAGGTAGTGAGGGAGGGTTAGGTAGTGAGGGAGGGTTAGGTAGTGAGGGAGGGTAAGAGAGTGAGGGAGGTTGTGAGGGAGGTAATGAGGAGCGAGTTAGGTAGTGAGGGGCGGTCGTGCGTGCGCTTGTTCGGGCGGTCGTGCGGGCTGGGTTTCGTGTGCGGGCGGTTGCGGGCGGGTTCGGTCGTGCGCCGGGTTCGGTTTTGCGGGCGGGTTCGGTTGTGCGGCGGTTTTGCGGCCCGGGGTTTGGTCGTGGCGCGTTGTGCGGGGGTTGTCTTGGGGCGGTTTGGTGTGGGGGGGTTGGTTGTGCGGGGGGTTCGTGTGGGGCGTTAGTGGGGGGGTTGGTGTGGGGGGTTCGCTCGTGAGGGAGGTTCGGTTGTGCGGGGGTTCGGTGTGGGCGGTTTTGGCCGGGTTCGGTTGTGCGGGCGGGTTAGGTTGTGCGGGCGGGTTTTTTTCGGGCGCTGTCCGGGCGTCGTCCCGCGGCTTCGGTCGTGCGGGCGGTTGTGCGGGCGGGTTCGGTCTTTCGGGCGGTTGTGCGGGGCGGGTTCGGTCGTGCGGGCGGTTGTGGGGCGGGTGCGGTCCGCGGCGGTTGTGCGGGCGTGTTCGGTCGTGCGGCCGGGTTCGGTGTGCGGGCGGTTGTGCGGGCGTGTTCGGTCGTGCGGCGGGTTCGGTCGTGGGTAGGTTGTGCGGGCTGTTCGGTAGCGCGGGAGTTGTGCGGGATGGCCGGGTCCCGCGGGAGGTAGTGAGGGCGGGTTCGGTCGTGAGGGCGGTTGTGCGGGGGTTCGGTCGTGCGTGCGGTCTTGCAGGGCGGTTTGTGCGGGCGGGTTCGGTCGTGCGGGCGTTGTGCGGGCTGCTCGGTCGTGCGGGCGGGCGCGGTCGTGCGGCGGCTGTGCGCGCGTGTCGGTCGTGCGGGCGGTTGTGCGCGCGTGTTGGTCGTGCGGGCGTGTTCGGTACGTGCGGGCGGTTGTGCGGCGGGCGCGGTCTGCGCGGTCGTGCGGGCGGTTGTGCGGGCGTGTTCGGTCGTGCGGGCGGTTGTGCGGGCGTGTTCGGTCGTGCGGGCGTTCGGTCGTGCGGGCGGTTTGTGCGGCGGGTTCGGTCGTGCGGGGTTGTGCTGGCGTGTTACGGTACGCGAGGGAGGTTGTGAGGAGTGTAGTTAGTGACGGGGGTTCGGTAGTGGGAGGTTGTGAGGGCGGGTTAGGTAGTGAGGGAGGTTGTGGGGGGTGACGTCGTGCCGCGGTTGTGCGGCGGGTTCGGTCGTTGCGGCGGTTTGTTGCGGGCGGGTTCGGTCGTGCTGGCGTTGTTGGGGGGTTCGGTCGTGCGGGCGGTTTTCCGGGCGGCCGTCCTGCGGGCGCGCGTGCGGGCGTGTTCGGTCGTGCGGGCGGTTGTGCGCCGTTTTCGGTCGTGCGGGCGGGTTCGGTCGTGCGGGCGGTTGTGCGGGCGGGCGCGGTCCTGCGGCGGTCTGCGGGCGGGTTCGTCGCGCGGGACGTTGTGGCGGGCGGCGGTTCTGGGGACGTGTTCGGTCGCGCGGGCGGTTGTGCGGGCGGTTGTCCGGGGTGTTCGGTCGTGCGGGCGGTTGTGGGGCGGGCGCGGTCCTGGCGCGGTAGTGAGGGAGGTTTTGAGGGCGTGTTAGGTAGTGAGGGAGGTTGTGAGAGAGTCTTAGGTAGTGAGGGAGGGTTAGGTAATGAGGGAGGTAGTAAGAGAGGATTAGGTAGCGAGGGAGGTTGTGAGGGAGGGAGAGGTAATGAGAGAGGTAGTGAGGGAGGGTTAGGTAGCGAGGGAGGTTGTGAGGGAGGGTAAGGTAGTGAGGGAGGTTGTGAGGGAGTGTTAGGTAGCGAGGGAGGTTGTGAGGGAGAGTTAGGTagcgagagagagagagagacagacaggcagacagacagacagacagacagacagacagacagatgtatGGAGCCTTAAACGTCACTTAATAAAATTGCACGGTAAGTTATTACTCATCAATCAGATGTTCTATACAGGTGGTGGAATGTGATCGATTATGTTAGGGTGACAAAGCATATCAATGTTTTAGGTACACATGTATTCATCCTTCCGTCAGAGACGCCCCATTTGTCACGTGCGACTGTATCACACCTGTATCTTGCTTAATCAGCGATGAGattacctgtacatatatatacacttatttGAGTTTAAAGCAAAGTCAATAATGTCTATCGAATATAATTATAGTCcctgtgaaaataaaaaaattactaGCTTTTAAAGGAATCCGTCCATAAATACACAACCACATCGATAAGCATAGCACAGGGGCTTGGAACGAACACATGCCACATATGATAATATGTATGTTGTTACACAAACATTAAAGGTAATCGCCTGAAGATAGCCGATACGACCATTGAAATCGCTAGTGGTAATTAATTGAATTTtccttgtttatttatatttatacgcTCCCTCACACACGCACACTCACATTCACACATGTAACTATAGCCTGTAGGTTGTTGTGACTTACCATGTAACTATAgcctgtaggttgttgtgtaactatagcctgtaggttgttgtgtaactatagtctgtaggttgttgtgtaactatagcCTGTAGGTTGTTGTATAACTATAgcctgtaggttgttgtgtaactatagcCTGTAGGTTGCTGTGTAACtatagtctgtatgttgttgtgtaactatagtctgtatgttgttgtgtaactagagcctgtaggttgttgtgtaactaGAGCCTGTAGGTTGCTGTGTAACTATAGCCTGTAGGTTGCTGTGTAACTATAGCCTGTAGGTTGTTGTATAACTAtagtctgtaggttgttgtgtaactatagtctgtaggttgttgtgtaactagagcctgtaggttgttgtgtaactagagcctgtaggttgttgtgtaactatagcatgtaggttgttgtgtaactaGAGCCTGTAGGTTATTGTGTAACTATAgcctgtaggttgttgtgtaactatagtctgtaggttgttgtgACTTACCATGTAACTAtagtctgtaggttgttgtgtaactagagcctgtaggttgttgtgtaactatagcctgtaggttgttgtgtaactagagcctgtaggttgttgtgtaactagagcctgtaggttgttgtgtaactatagcctgtaggttgttgtgtaactagagcctgtaggttgttgtgtaactatagcctgtaggttgttgtgtaactagagcctgtaggttgttgtgtaactatagcctgtaggttgttgtgtaactatagtctgtaggttgttgtgACTTACCATGTAACTAGAgcctgtaggttgttgtgtaactatagtCTGTAGGTTCTTGTTTAACTAtagtctgtaggttgttgtgtaactatagcctgtaggttgttgtgtaactatagtctgtaggttgttgtgACTTACCATGTAACTAGAgcctgtaggttgttgtgtaactatagtCTGTAGGTTCTTGTTTAACTAtagtctgtaggttgttgtgtaactatagcctgtaggttgttgtgtaactatagcctgtaggttgttgtgtaactataatctgtaggttgttgtgtaactatagtctgtagattgttgtgtaactatagcctgtaggttgttgtgtaactatagcctgtaggttgttgtataactatagtctgtaggttgttgtgtaactatagtctgtatgttgttgtgtaactagagcctgtaggttgttgtataactatagtctgtaggttgttgtgtaactatagtctgtaggttgttgtaTAACTATAGCCTGTAGGTTGTGTAACtatagtctgtatgttgttgtgtaactagagcctgtaggttgttgtgtaactatagtctgtaggttgttgtgtaactatagtctgtagattgttgtgtaactatagtctgtagattgttgtgtaactatagcctgtaggttgttgtgtaactatagtctgtaggttgttgtgtaactatagcctgtaggttgttgtataactatagtctgtaggttgttgtgtaactatagtctgtaggttgttgtgtaactatagtctgtagattgttgtgtaactatagcctgtaggttgttgtgtaactatagtctgtagattgttgtgtaactatagcCTGTAGGTTGTGTAACTAtagtctgtaggttgttgtgtaactatagcCTGTAGAttgttgtgtaactatagtctgtagattgttgtgtaactatagcctgtaggttgttgtgtaactatagtctgtagattgttgtgtaactatagcctgtaggttgttgtgtaactatagtctgtaggttgttgtgtaactatagtctgtaggttgttgtgtaactatagtctgtagattgttgtgtaactatagcctgtaggttgttgtgtaactatagcctgtaggttgttgtataactatagtctgtaggttgttgtgtaactatagtctgtatgttgttgtgtaactagagcctgtaggttgttgtataactatagtctgtaggttgttgtgtaactatagtctgtaggttgttgtaTAACTATAGCCTGTAGGTTGTGTAACtatagtctgtatgttgttgtgtaactagagcctgtaggttgttgtgtaactatagcctgtaggttgttgtgtaactagagcctgtaggttgttgtgtaactatagcctgtaggttgttgtgtaactatagtctgtaggttcttgtgtaactatagtctgtaggttcttgtgtaactatagtctgtaggttgttgtataactatagtctgtaggttgtgtaactatagtctgtaggttgttgtgtaactagagcctgtaggttgttgtgtaactatagtctgtaggttgttgtgtaactatagtctgtaggttgttgtgtaactatagtctgtaggttgttgtgtaactatagtctgtaggttgttgtaTAACTATAgcctgtaggttgttgtgtaactatagtctgtaggttgttgtgtaactagagcctgtaggttgttgtgtaactatagcctgtatgttgttgtgtaactatagcctgtaggttgttgtgtaactatagcCTGTAGGTTGTTGTGACTTACCATGTAACTATAGCCTGTAGGTTGTTGTATAACTATATTCTGTAGGTTGTTGTGACTTACCATGTAACTAGAgcctgtaggttgttgtgtaactatagtctgtaggttgttgtgtaactatagtctgtaggttgttgtgtaactatagtctgtaggttgttgtgtaactatagcctgtatgttgttgtgtaactatagcctgtatgttgttgtgtaactatagtctgtaggttgttgtgtaactatagcctgtaggttgttgtgtaactatagtctgtaggttgttgtgtaactatagtctgtaggttgttgtgtaactatagtctgtaggttgttgtataactatagtctgtaggttgttgtataactatagtctgtaggttgttgtataactatagtctgtaggttgttgtataactatagtctgtaggttgttgtgtaactatagtctgtaggttgttgtgtaactatagtctgtaggttgttgtgtaactatagtctgtaggttgttgtaTAACTATAGCCTGTATgttgttgtgtaactatagtctgtaggttgttgtgtaactagagcctgtaggttgttgtgtaactatagtctgtaggttgttgtgtaactatagtctgtaggttgttgtgtaactaGAGCCTGTAGGTTGTTGTGACTTACCATGTAACTATAgcctgtaggttgttgtgtaactagagcctgtaggttgttgtgtaactatagcctgtaggttgttgtgtaactatagtctgtaggttgttgtgtaactatagtctgtaggttgttgtgtaactatagtctgtaggttgttgtgtaactatagtctgtaggttgttgtgtaactatagtctgtaggttgttgtgtaactatagtctgtaggttgttgtataactatagtctgtaggttgttgtgtaactatagtctgtaggttgttgtgtaactatagtctgtaggttgttgtataactatagtctgtaggttgttgtataactatagtctgtaggttgttgtataactatagtctgtaggttgttgtgtaactatagtctgtaggttgttgtttaactatagtctgtaggttgttgtgtaactatagtctgtaggttgttgtaTAACTATAgcctgtaggttgttgtgtaactatagtctgtaggttgttgtgtaactagagcctgtaggttgttgtgtaactatagtctgtaggttgttgtgtaactatagtctgtaggttgttgtgtaactaGGGCCTGTAGGTTGTTGTGACTTACCATGTAACTATAgcctgtaggttgttgtgtaactagagcctgtaggttgttgtgtaactatagcctgtaggttgttgtgtaactatagtctgtaggttgttgtgtaactatagtctgtaggttgttgtgtaactatagtctgtaggttgttgtgtaactatagtctgtaggttgttgtgtaactatagtctgtaggttgttgtataactatagtctgtaggttgttgtgtaactatagtctgtaggttgttgtgtaactatagcCTGTAGGTTGTTGTGACCTACCATATAACTGTAgcctgtaggttgttgtgtaactatagcctgtaggttgttgtgtaactatagtctgtaggttgttgtgtaactatagtctgtaggttgttgtgtaactatagtctgtaggttgttgtataactatagtctgtaggttgttgtgtaactatagcctgtaggttgttgtgtaactatagcCTGTAGGTTGTTGTGACCTACCATATAACTAGAGCCTGTAGGTTGTTGTATAACTAtagtctgtaggttgttgtgtaactatagtctgtaggttgttgtgtaactagagcctgtaggttgttgtgtaactagagcctgtaggttgttgtgtaactagagcctgtaggttgttgtgtaactagagcctgtaggttgttgtgtaactataccctgtaggttgttgtgtaactatagtctgtaggttgttgtaTAACTATAGTatgtaggttgttgtgtaactatagcctgtaggttgttgtgtaactatagcctgtaggttgttgtgtaactatagtatgtaggttgttgtgtaactatagcctgtaggttgttgtgtaactatagcATGTAGGTTGTTGTATAACTAtagtctgtaggttgttgtgtaactaGAGCCTGTAGGTTGTTGTATAACTAT from the Pecten maximus chromosome 4, xPecMax1.1, whole genome shotgun sequence genome contains:
- the LOC117326627 gene encoding adhesive plaque matrix protein-like → MSGLPISRHVDIQMSGLPISRHVDIQMSGLPISRHVDIQMSGLPISRHFDIQMSGLSISRHFDIQMSGLPISRHFDIQMSGLPISRHFDIQMSGLPIKMSNIRCLDQSLDAAKTLSQPPSLPNTPSKPPSLPRQDRARPTTARTTEHPGQPPAQPPARPNTSPEPPPATTSRATNPPADRRRTAPARTTARTTEPARTTENGAQPPARPNTPARAPAGRPPGKPPARPNPPTTPARPNPPATNRRNDRTRRTTAARRHPPQPPSLPNPPSQPPTTEPPSLTTLLTTSLAYRNTPAQPRTTEPAAQTARTTERPHDRTRPHNRPHDRTRPHNRPHDRADRARRTTARTYRTRPHDQHARTTARTTDTRAQPPHDRARPHDRAARTTPARPNPPAQTALQDRTHDRTPAQPPSRPNPPSLPPAGPGHPAQLPRYRTARTTYPRPNPPHDRTRPHNRPHTEPGRTTEHARTTAADRTRPTTARTTEPAPHNRPKDRTRPHNRPHDRSRGTTPGQRPKKTRPHNLTRPHNRTRPKPPTPNPRTTEPPSRANPPHQPPH